A stretch of the Sulfurimonas sp. HSL3-1 genome encodes the following:
- a CDS encoding thioredoxin family protein — protein sequence MKIEILGTGCAKCNELEAKVKQAVAKSGRFLQVEKVSDLQKIMAYGVMSTPGLVIDGEVKSTGRVPSVDEILAMIA from the coding sequence ATGAAAATCGAAATTTTGGGCACGGGCTGTGCCAAGTGCAACGAACTCGAAGCGAAAGTGAAGCAGGCGGTCGCCAAGAGCGGCAGATTCCTGCAGGTAGAGAAGGTCAGCGACCTGCAGAAGATCATGGCCTACGGGGTTATGAGCACCCCGGGGCTGGTCATCGACGGCGAGGTGAAGTCGACGGGCCGTGTGCCGAGCGTCGACGAGATCCTGGCCATGATCGCCTAA
- a CDS encoding permease encodes MWHDLSRAFVYETLHLQGRFADALHFFLYDTVKIWFLLITIIFAVSFLRTWMNTEMVRAYLAGKKEFTGNILAALFGIITPFCTCSAIPLFLGFLQARIPIGVTFSFLISAPLNNEIAIAMLFGLFGWKITALYIGFGLAVAIVGGWLIGRTNAERYVLLDVPVMQGDLHVAATSLNLKQRTGDAWKATLEIFRKIYLWVMAGVGVGAWFHGFVPAEFIADYAGGDAWYAVPVAAVMGIPMYASAAGVMPLVEVLTEKGMLLGTALSFMMAVTALSLPEAIILKQILHTRLIATFFAIIGVGIIGVGYLFNIIL; translated from the coding sequence ATGTGGCATGATCTCAGCCGCGCCTTCGTCTACGAAACGCTCCACCTCCAGGGGCGGTTCGCCGATGCGCTGCACTTCTTCCTCTACGATACGGTCAAGATCTGGTTCCTGCTGATCACCATCATCTTCGCCGTGTCGTTCCTGCGCACCTGGATGAACACGGAGATGGTGCGCGCCTACCTCGCCGGGAAAAAAGAGTTCACCGGCAACATCCTGGCCGCACTCTTCGGGATCATCACCCCCTTCTGCACCTGTTCGGCCATTCCCCTTTTCCTGGGGTTTCTGCAGGCGCGCATCCCCATCGGCGTCACCTTCAGCTTTCTCATCTCCGCCCCGCTGAACAACGAGATCGCCATTGCCATGCTCTTCGGGCTCTTCGGCTGGAAGATCACGGCGCTGTACATCGGCTTCGGGCTGGCCGTGGCGATCGTCGGCGGCTGGCTGATCGGCCGGACAAACGCGGAACGGTACGTGCTGCTGGACGTGCCGGTGATGCAGGGCGACCTCCATGTAGCGGCAACCTCCCTGAACCTCAAGCAGCGCACCGGCGACGCCTGGAAAGCGACCCTGGAGATCTTTAGAAAAATCTACCTCTGGGTCATGGCCGGCGTCGGCGTCGGGGCATGGTTCCACGGCTTCGTCCCCGCAGAGTTCATCGCCGACTACGCCGGCGGCGACGCCTGGTACGCGGTTCCCGTCGCGGCAGTGATGGGCATCCCGATGTATGCCTCGGCCGCCGGCGTCATGCCGCTGGTGGAGGTCCTGACAGAGAAAGGGATGCTGCTGGGCACCGCGCTGTCGTTTATGATGGCCGTCACGGCGCTGAGCCTGCCCGAAGCGATCATCCTCAAACAGATCCTGCACACCAGGCTCATTGCCACTTTCTTCGCCATCATCGGCGTCGGGATCATCGGCGTCGGCTATCTGTTCAATATCATCTTGTAA
- a CDS encoding arsenate reductase ArsC: MSKKKVLILCTGNSCRSIMAEALINAKLGDCVEAFSSGVKASGKVNPNAQALLESKGYWKEEYHSKVIETVLNNAFDLVVTVCDHAKESCPMFPKAVKTIHVGFEDPSGKAEEEYAKTLDLIEQELLPVIKAELC, from the coding sequence ATGAGCAAAAAGAAAGTATTGATCCTCTGTACCGGCAACAGCTGCCGCTCTATTATGGCCGAAGCGCTGATCAACGCCAAGCTCGGCGACTGCGTCGAGGCGTTCAGCTCCGGCGTCAAGGCCAGCGGCAAAGTCAACCCCAACGCGCAGGCCCTGCTCGAATCCAAGGGGTACTGGAAAGAGGAGTACCACTCCAAGGTGATCGAAACGGTCCTGAATAACGCCTTCGACCTCGTCGTCACCGTCTGCGACCACGCCAAGGAGAGCTGCCCGATGTTCCCCAAAGCGGTCAAGACGATCCACGTCGGCTTTGAAGACCCTTCGGGCAAAGCCGAAGAAGAGTACGCCAAGACCCTCGACCTGATCGAGCAGGAGCTGCTGCCCGTCATCAAAGCGGAGCTCTGCTAG
- a CDS encoding metalloregulator ArsR/SmtB family transcription factor: protein MDVFLKSVAALNDETRVLILRFLDEHGPLCVCDLQSSLEMIQSRLSRHLKILKEAGFLKVERKGTWAYYAIRSPLDRFRSEALEEIRHLGIDLPKLQKLSETDQGCGLKR from the coding sequence ATGGATGTCTTTTTGAAGAGCGTCGCGGCCCTCAACGACGAGACCCGGGTGCTGATCCTGCGCTTCCTCGACGAGCACGGGCCGCTCTGCGTCTGCGACCTGCAATCCTCCCTGGAGATGATCCAATCGCGACTCTCCCGCCACCTCAAGATCCTCAAAGAGGCGGGGTTCCTGAAGGTCGAGCGCAAAGGGACCTGGGCCTACTACGCCATCAGGAGCCCCCTGGACCGTTTCCGCAGCGAAGCGCTGGAGGAGATCCGGCACCTCGGCATCGACCTGCCGAAACTGCAAAAACTCTCCGAAACCGATCAAGGTTGCGGACTTAAGCGATAA
- a CDS encoding ArsI/CadI family heavy metal resistance metalloenzyme, translating to MKRLHIHISVDDLDKSRAFYTALFGTEPTKEKADYLQWLIDDPAINFAISTGKSKRGLNHLGLQFDGDEAVAETEARLIAAGIAGEKQSGAQCCYAASNKYWVQDPQEVIWENYHTMEQIEVFGGDAFTGGVGCCQPTFSENGKWSTGGGC from the coding sequence ATGAAACGTCTCCACATCCATATCTCCGTCGACGATCTCGACAAAAGCCGGGCGTTCTATACCGCCCTGTTCGGCACGGAACCGACGAAGGAAAAAGCGGATTACCTGCAGTGGCTCATCGACGACCCCGCCATCAACTTTGCCATCTCCACGGGTAAAAGCAAACGCGGCCTCAACCACCTGGGACTGCAGTTCGACGGTGACGAAGCCGTCGCCGAGACCGAGGCCCGTCTCATCGCCGCGGGCATTGCGGGCGAGAAACAGAGCGGCGCGCAGTGCTGCTACGCCGCGTCGAACAAGTACTGGGTCCAGGACCCCCAGGAGGTCATCTGGGAGAACTACCATACGATGGAGCAGATCGAGGTCTTCGGCGGCGACGCCTTTACCGGCGGGGTGGGCTGCTGCCAGCCGACCTTCTCCGAGAACGGCAAATGGTCGACGGGCGGGGGCTGCTGA
- a CDS encoding DUF4395 domain-containing protein, translated as MDIKSFFAYGEKVPGYEVGVLNEREARAAAAILFVGAFLGLTNGVMLGTAVFSKYFVTFFAVDFTLRIIQPRYAPSLMLGRFFVQNQKPEYVGAAQKRFAWILGFLLAWPMFYYLVIDFQPNPLKVLVCLICMALLFFEAAFSICLGCKIFAWIKRKDPKYCPGGVCEINFKEPIQTFSPVQKLILAATVLVMGYGTYAYFAKLPDRTIFVKKMKMLMMSQAELDALQAAKEKAEEDAFFSDDDDF; from the coding sequence GTGGATATTAAAAGCTTCTTTGCCTATGGTGAAAAGGTGCCCGGCTATGAGGTGGGCGTGCTCAATGAAAGGGAGGCGCGCGCGGCGGCGGCGATCCTGTTTGTCGGCGCCTTCCTGGGACTGACGAACGGGGTGATGCTGGGCACGGCGGTCTTTTCCAAATACTTCGTGACCTTCTTTGCCGTCGATTTTACGCTGCGTATCATCCAGCCGCGCTATGCGCCCAGCCTGATGCTGGGGCGTTTTTTCGTCCAGAACCAGAAGCCCGAGTACGTCGGGGCCGCCCAGAAGCGTTTCGCCTGGATCCTGGGCTTTCTGCTGGCATGGCCGATGTTCTACTACCTCGTCATCGACTTCCAGCCTAACCCGCTCAAGGTGCTGGTCTGTCTGATCTGTATGGCGCTGCTCTTTTTTGAAGCGGCCTTCTCCATCTGCCTGGGGTGCAAGATCTTCGCATGGATCAAGCGCAAAGATCCGAAGTACTGTCCGGGCGGCGTTTGCGAAATCAACTTCAAAGAGCCCATCCAGACCTTCTCGCCGGTGCAGAAGCTCATTCTCGCAGCCACCGTGCTGGTCATGGGGTACGGTACCTACGCCTATTTCGCCAAGCTGCCCGACCGGACGATCTTCGTCAAAAAGATGAAAATGCTGATGATGAGCCAGGCGGAGCTCGATGCGCTGCAGGCGGCGAAAGAGAAGGCGGAAGAGGACGCCTTCTTCAGCGACGACGACGATTTCTGA
- a CDS encoding cytochrome c biogenesis CcdA family protein, whose protein sequence is MMLEQSLAEWVGHYGIIALAASFGIGVLTSLAPCSIITLPLLIGSVLGLSVEMTPGQKQRFTFFYSLLFVTGLVISFSLLMLTVAKAGALLSVAPFWAYALAAAATFLVAAYAMGWLGQIDKALIAGRLLKFKLAGALLIGMIFGLVSTPCASAPLAAIITVAEQSGWAYSYALVLLFALGHGMLLLVAGLSLGFAQRMASSPLLARIANGVNTLFILLLTAIAVYLAYQAYLVF, encoded by the coding sequence ATGATGCTTGAACAGAGCCTGGCCGAATGGGTCGGCCACTACGGCATAATCGCGCTAGCCGCCTCCTTCGGCATCGGCGTGCTGACCTCGCTGGCGCCCTGTTCCATCATTACGCTGCCGCTGCTCATCGGCAGTGTCCTCGGGCTCTCGGTGGAGATGACCCCGGGACAGAAACAGCGCTTTACGTTTTTTTACTCCCTGCTCTTTGTCACCGGCCTCGTCATCAGTTTCTCCCTGCTGATGCTGACGGTGGCCAAAGCCGGGGCGCTGCTGAGCGTTGCTCCCTTCTGGGCCTACGCACTTGCCGCCGCAGCGACCTTCCTGGTCGCGGCCTACGCCATGGGGTGGCTGGGGCAGATCGACAAGGCGCTTATCGCCGGCCGGCTGTTGAAGTTCAAGCTGGCGGGGGCGCTGCTGATCGGCATGATTTTCGGCCTGGTCAGCACACCGTGCGCTTCGGCGCCGCTGGCGGCCATCATTACCGTGGCGGAACAGAGCGGCTGGGCCTACTCGTACGCCCTGGTGCTGCTCTTCGCGCTGGGGCACGGCATGCTGCTGCTGGTCGCGGGGCTCTCCCTCGGATTTGCCCAGCGCATGGCGTCGAGCCCGCTGCTGGCGAGGATCGCGAACGGGGTGAACACCCTCTTCATCCTGCTGCTCACCGCCATCGCGGTTTACCTGGCCTACCAGGCCTATCTTGTCTTTTAG
- a CDS encoding thioredoxin family protein — protein sequence MFRMLLLGFALLLGGCGQEKASHETMLNVTPYKLAAPKMGRGQPVLLELGSTSCRSCEAMARTLYTIKKQHPRSAIYFIDIRRERQVAVQYDVRMMPTQVILDGSGEVVYRHIGPAETKELTETLARFGVLR from the coding sequence ATGTTTCGAATGTTATTGCTGGGGTTTGCGCTGCTGCTCGGCGGATGCGGCCAGGAGAAAGCTTCCCATGAGACGATGCTGAACGTGACGCCGTATAAGCTGGCAGCTCCGAAGATGGGCCGCGGCCAGCCGGTGCTACTTGAACTGGGATCGACGTCGTGCCGCAGCTGTGAAGCGATGGCCCGCACGCTGTACACAATCAAAAAGCAGCACCCGCGCAGCGCCATCTACTTTATCGACATCCGGCGCGAACGCCAGGTGGCGGTGCAGTATGATGTCCGCATGATGCCGACCCAGGTGATCCTCGACGGCAGCGGGGAGGTCGTCTACCGGCATATCGGGCCTGCGGAAACGAAGGAGCTCACCGAGACGCTCGCGCGCTTCGGCGTCCTGCGGTAG
- a CDS encoding NUDIX hydrolase, translating to MPFKITRFETIPLEAPAFVRPVRILYTQNGRDLSWEAVKSHDSVAVLLYHTEKEAFLLVKQFRPPVHMNHPEHLFTYELCAGIVDKKAPLLQIAKEEIDEECGYDVPPEKIEKITSFFTNVGISGGQQHLYFAAIDESMRVHDGGGIHTEEIVLEWVPLTEANAFVFDEKRAKTPGLMFAFYWFFAK from the coding sequence ATGCCATTCAAGATTACCCGCTTTGAGACCATCCCCCTGGAAGCCCCTGCCTTCGTCCGCCCCGTCCGCATCCTCTATACGCAAAACGGCCGCGACCTGAGCTGGGAAGCCGTCAAGAGCCACGACAGCGTCGCCGTTCTGCTCTACCATACGGAAAAGGAGGCCTTCCTCCTCGTCAAACAGTTCCGTCCCCCGGTGCACATGAACCACCCTGAACATTTGTTCACATACGAACTCTGCGCCGGGATCGTCGACAAGAAGGCCCCCCTCCTCCAGATCGCCAAGGAGGAGATCGACGAGGAGTGCGGCTACGACGTGCCGCCGGAAAAGATCGAAAAGATCACCTCCTTCTTCACCAACGTCGGTATCTCCGGCGGCCAGCAGCACCTCTACTTTGCCGCAATCGACGAGTCGATGCGCGTCCACGACGGCGGCGGCATCCATACGGAGGAGATCGTGCTGGAGTGGGTCCCGCTCACGGAGGCTAACGCCTTTGTTTTTGATGAAAAGAGGGCGAAAACCCCGGGGCTGATGTTCGCGTTTTACTGGTTTTTCGCGAAGTAG
- a CDS encoding GTP cyclohydrolase I: protein MVPTQEELDAFVRERFFCHFGHEDETALARAVEEYRAVKAFRVNENIHETGQKLSEEGHYVMRLYAMFYMGQMLDALKIDREDPNVMEDSACGNIGTAGRIAKMYTGAVPEDERELMSGRWNPEPRMATFPNNAKTHEPVFVTTQLDAVCSHHFIRFGQDQADTGSVVVVGYIPREKLGGISKINRFVNWCARRGWLQEDLTRYIGKKIMQVFETDSVYVGLFNLKHGCTAFRGACDINASTSTTYVTGTFEKDRSLIPLKFQ from the coding sequence ATGGTCCCGACACAAGAGGAGCTCGACGCGTTTGTCCGTGAACGGTTTTTCTGCCACTTCGGCCACGAGGATGAAACAGCACTCGCGCGCGCCGTGGAGGAGTACCGAGCCGTAAAGGCGTTCCGCGTCAATGAAAATATCCATGAAACCGGTCAGAAGCTTTCGGAAGAGGGGCACTATGTTATGCGCCTCTACGCGATGTTTTATATGGGGCAGATGCTCGACGCGCTCAAAATCGACCGCGAAGACCCCAACGTCATGGAAGACAGCGCCTGCGGAAACATCGGGACGGCGGGGCGCATCGCGAAGATGTACACCGGGGCCGTGCCCGAAGACGAGCGGGAGCTGATGAGCGGCCGCTGGAACCCTGAGCCGCGCATGGCGACCTTCCCCAACAACGCAAAGACGCACGAGCCCGTCTTTGTCACGACGCAGCTCGACGCCGTCTGCAGCCACCACTTCATCCGTTTCGGGCAGGACCAGGCGGACACGGGCTCCGTGGTCGTCGTCGGCTACATCCCGCGCGAGAAACTCGGCGGTATCAGCAAGATCAACCGCTTCGTCAACTGGTGCGCGCGCCGCGGCTGGCTGCAGGAGGATCTGACGCGCTACATCGGCAAGAAGATCATGCAGGTTTTCGAGACGGACTCCGTCTATGTCGGGCTTTTCAACCTCAAACACGGCTGTACGGCCTTTCGGGGGGCGTGCGACATCAACGCCTCTACTTCCACGACCTACGTGACGGGCACGTTCGAAAAAGACCGCAGCCTGATCCCGCTGAAGTTCCAGTGA
- a CDS encoding 6-carboxytetrahydropterin synthase translates to MTWIIDKQFDFCYGHRVWSQSLETEYSLDDCLMCRHLHGHQGRIKIFLAAETLQNGMVTDFKHLNWFKQWLDATLDHKFIIDRNDPLFPDMMSHYCADGKMDDTRFFRHDEGYWTPRLEVVDGEIGAIREKYEGMVIVDFVPTSEQLTAWMLEIVQKKMAPLGIRVNSVEFWETPKSHCEIKA, encoded by the coding sequence ATGACGTGGATCATCGATAAACAGTTCGACTTCTGTTACGGCCACCGGGTCTGGTCGCAGAGCCTGGAGACGGAGTACAGCCTCGACGACTGCCTGATGTGCCGTCATCTGCACGGTCACCAGGGGCGGATCAAAATTTTCCTTGCCGCGGAGACGTTGCAAAACGGGATGGTGACCGACTTCAAACATCTCAACTGGTTCAAGCAGTGGCTTGACGCGACGCTGGACCACAAGTTCATCATCGACCGCAACGACCCGCTCTTTCCCGACATGATGTCGCACTACTGCGCAGACGGCAAAATGGACGACACCCGCTTTTTCCGCCACGACGAAGGGTATTGGACGCCGCGGCTGGAAGTTGTCGACGGCGAGATCGGGGCAATACGCGAAAAATACGAGGGGATGGTCATTGTCGACTTCGTTCCCACCAGCGAACAGCTGACGGCGTGGATGCTTGAAATCGTTCAGAAGAAGATGGCGCCGTTGGGCATCAGGGTGAACTCCGTCGAATTCTGGGAGACGCCGAAATCGCACTGTGAAATAAAAGCCTAG